A window of Ruminiclostridium herbifermentans genomic DNA:
TGAATTTTCCATTTTTAATTTTGCCTTCAATCGTACAAGTTGTATTAGTTTCTGTAAAATCTTCATCTTTTTTCTTTATCACAAAGGTATCTCCTCTTTCAATACAACCGGATATATTAACAAGGTTCAATATATCATTTTCGCCTTCAGTACTCACAATTCTAGCCACAGCCGATCTATCAGAAACAATTGCAGCTTCAATGGATGTTCCTTCTATTGCTTTTCCTCTAGAATCAACCAACGAAAGCCTTATAATATTTGATTTTTTAGGAAAAGGATATAATGGTGAAGGTTTAAGAGTAATAAAAATAGATTTATTAGAGGGTAGTTCTTCCATATTGACCGAAAATTTTTCCATAAGATATATATCTGACTTAATTATTACATTGTACATTTTATTATTTAATCGAGTAAAAACATAACAATCGGATTTTACAATAGGTTTAAAATCAGTGTCCTCCAAAGTAATCTTTATACTGGAATCTGTAATATATTGTGCTGTAAATTCATCCTTTAAATATATCGCCATTGATACTTTGTCACCAAGCTGCATACATATGTTATAATCCATTGTCTCCACCCTACACATACTGTTTATATAATACACTGCTAGTAGCCCTTTTAACTGTTAAAGCTACTTCTTTGAAAAGAGTAATTCTTCAAATATTTCTAAATACTATCACTTTCAAACTGTTTGACAAAATCATATAACTCTATTAACTTCAGCAAAATCGGATATTTCATTTATGTCAATAAGAACTGGCTCAACAATATAGCAAAGAGAAGTTTTAAATGCAACATTCGGAAAATTCCATATTTTTGACTGTTCTTCAAGCGTCATATTATTTAGTATAATTTTCAACTCTTCATTCCGTTCTGCCAATGTACCGCATAGATAAGATCCTTTTAGAACTTGATTCATGGCAATTACCTTCATTGCTGCACCTAATATACATAGTTCATCATACGCTCGTGAAGATATTTCTACAGTTGAATGTGCTGTAAGCAAAAAGTAAATACTCAGCGAAAGATTTTGACCATTAGGACTTCTCCATGCTCCATTTTCCTTAATTGAATAAGGATAAATAGTCAAGCGCAAGTCGCCTTTTTCAGCAGGAGAACATAATCCTATCAATTCCGGCTTCAATATTGGATTTGGAGTCAACTTGTCTCTTAACAGCTTAACAAAAGAGTAACCTGCATCTGATATCGAAGTAAAGCTCCCCATCTATTCCTCCTATTGCATTTCCGAAGCACATAATTATTACGTAAAATTTTGTCGTTTTTTAGAAATAATTATATTACTTGTGCTTATATGTAATGTTTTTATACCCAAGAAATTATGGATATTTGGTCTATTTTATCTAATTATATACATAATTATTGTTGTAGTTTATAATATACTATTTTTTTTACTAAGTCAATTACAATCAGATAATGCTAAATAATAATTGGCTTTACTTTAAGTGAAATTCCATACTTTGAGTTGGTATGTATTATATCTTTTAGAAGCCTTACTTTCTATTTGATTACAATACAAAACAAGAATTATTATTATCTGGGAGGTACTGTGTAATTTAGAGTCATGAGGACTTTGTTAATATCCTCTGTTGGCCACACTCCAGATTTTTCGAACTGCTCAAGCAATAGATTTATTTGCTCCATTTGTGCCTTTGGCCATTTGCCAGAAATAGCCGCAGACCTTGCCAGAATCATTTCCAGTTTTGAGACTTCACCGACAGATACTGACTCTGCTGTTGTCGCATTTTTCATATAT
This region includes:
- a CDS encoding DUF4255 domain-containing protein, producing MGSFTSISDAGYSFVKLLRDKLTPNPILKPELIGLCSPAEKGDLRLTIYPYSIKENGAWRSPNGQNLSLSIYFLLTAHSTVEISSRAYDELCILGAAMKVIAMNQVLKGSYLCGTLAERNEELKIILNNMTLEEQSKIWNFPNVAFKTSLCYIVEPVLIDINEISDFAEVNRVI